One stretch of Ooceraea biroi isolate clonal line C1 chromosome 4, Obir_v5.4, whole genome shotgun sequence DNA includes these proteins:
- the LOC113561842 gene encoding zinc finger BED domain-containing protein 4-like, which produces MICAIRGKYESLGCVAHTLQLVINDALFTEQRIEEVIKNCRKIVGHFRHSEQVSRKLKNCQKQCGLPTHSLLQDIEVRWNSTYLMLQRLSEQKRAVNLYSVEQGGINTLSSSDWNLINDITNVLKFFYEATLDMSSDNACISIIIPLISLLNRKLQNRYDNETEEVVFDTRLMNF; this is translated from the coding sequence ATGATTTGTGCCATACGTGGGAAATATGAATCCTTAGGTTGTGTAGCTCATACGCTGCAACTAGTAATAAATGATGCCTTATTTACTGAGCAGCGGATTGAAGAAGTCATCAAAAACTGCAGAAAAATAGTTGGTCATTTTCGGCACAGCGAGCAGGTATccagaaaattgaaaaactgtCAGAAGCAATGTGGACTGCCAACACACTCCTTACTACAAGACATTGAAGTTAGATGGAACAGTACATATCTTATGCTACAGCGATTATCAGAACAAAAAAGAGCAGTCAATCTATATAGTGTGGAACAGGGCGGGATAAACACACTATCTTCCTCTGATTGGAACCTTATAAATGATATCACAAATGTGTTGAAATTCTTTTATGAGGCAACATTGGATATGTCCTCTGATAATGCATgcatttctataataatacCTCTTATATCACTATTGAATCGTAAATTGCAAAACCGATATGACAATGAAACCGAAGAGGTAGTGTTTGATACTAGGCTAATGAATTTCTAG